A window from Oncorhynchus mykiss isolate Arlee chromosome 9, USDA_OmykA_1.1, whole genome shotgun sequence encodes these proteins:
- the LOC110533040 gene encoding uncharacterized protein LOC110533040 isoform X1: MWTLCLLCVCLPWSSCRDAETAANVAAEGRAELQRVRNLAAQPRYGECWSNALENIDARCRDFTVDIQSRIALRFTHCHLRKSGRSFPACPEGSEVSSCTRTMDPVAFNAYTEFFTHAHSICRHLQSESWQHQAENTIHRLTESSAGVVERLSSTQRMAESLVEAQSVALKSQETILRNGEELKHTLHHSTQGIRAVFDEMRLSTQEQQVAFAEIFNRVTFLQSFIMSESHTLTSLLYNSLGFLAAFFLTSTQRTAPARFVLFGLVVLNVYLERMLCRAVLDSSEPGYQQMEQISLLVGLLRRAMVLVGLLALVYVAVRYRNVTKESLEILTQLKETRTSLQLALQKAECLSEAADRRSSGARGRRSEQRPSSRKENNEENNSTSDFTSEKPYMTQTYDGWQYDSSHSTPGGEETSNQTSTQTQRTLPSLARPQRRSSVSRRAPSSPLVYSILVEDKQTRYNLRNRRSSVSGLGTDGERD; this comes from the exons ATGTGGACTTTGTGTCTTCTCTGCGTCTGTTTACCATGGTCGTCGTGCCGTGACGCAGAAACAGCTGCTAACGTTGCGGCTGAAGGCAGAGCGGAGCTGCAGAGGGTTCGGAACCTTGCGGCACAACCGCGCTATGGTGAATGTTGGTCTAATGCGCTGGAGAATATCGACGCGCGTTGCAGAGACTTCACGGTTGATATACAGAGTAGGATTGCCCTACGATTTACCCACTGTCACCTGCGCAA ATCAGGCCGTTCATTCCCAGCATGTCCAGAGGGCAGCGAGGTCAGCAGCTGTACTAGAACCATGGACCCTGTGGCCTTCAACGCCTACACGGAATTCTTCACCCACGCCCACAGCATCTGTCGACACCTGCAGAGTGAGAGCTGGCAACACCAGGCTGAGAACACCATCCACAG GCTAACAGAGAGCTCAGCAGGGGTGGTGGAGCGATTGTCCTCTACCCAGCGTATGGCTGAGAGCCTAGTGGAGGCCCAGAGCGTCGCCCTCAAGTCACAGGAGACCATCCTACGCAACGGAGAGGAACTCAAACACACTCTCCACCATTCTACCCAAG GCATCAGAGCAGTATTTGATGAGATGAGACTGTCAACCCAGGAGCAACAAGTAGCATTCGCAGAGATCTTCAACCGTGTCACTTTCCTCCAGAGTTTCATCATGTCAGAGTCTCACACCCTCACCAGTCTACTCTACAACTCACTGGGGTTCCTCGCCGCCTTCTTCCTCACCTCGACACAGCGGACTGCTCCAGCCAG GTTTGTTCTGTTTGGTCTGGTAGTGCTGAATGTGTACCTGGAGAGGATGCTCTGTAGAGCGGTGCTGGACTCCTCTGAACCAGGCTACCAGCAGATG GAGCAAATCAGCCTGTTGGTGGGCCTCCTCAGAAGAGCCATGGTTCTTGTGGGTCTATTGGCTCTGGTCTACGTTGCTGTACGGTATCGTAACGTCACCAAAGAGAGCCTGGAGATCCTCACCCAACTCAAAGAGACTCGTACAAGTCTTCAGCTGGCCCTGCAGAAAGCAG AGTGTCTCTCTGAGGCGGcggacaggaggagcagcggagCAAGAGGTCGAAGGTCAGAACAACGACCCAGTAGTAGGAAGGAGAATAATGAAGAAAACAACAGCACTTCAGATTTCACATCAGAGAAACCCTACATGACTCAAACCTATGATG GCTGGCAGTATGACAGCAGTCACAGCacccctggaggagaggagacctcCAACCAGACCTCGACCCAGACCCAACGTACCCTGCCCAGCCTTGCAAGACCTCAGCGTCGCTCCTCTGTCTCTAGACGTGCCCCGTCCTCCCCTTTGGTCTACAGTATACTGGTGGAGGATAAGCAG ACACGCTACAATCTGAGGAACCGGAGATCTTCTGTGTCAGGCCtggggacagacggagagagggacTGA
- the LOC110533040 gene encoding uncharacterized protein LOC110533040 isoform X2, with protein sequence MDPVAFNAYTEFFTHAHSICRHLQSESWQHQAENTIHRLTESSAGVVERLSSTQRMAESLVEAQSVALKSQETILRNGEELKHTLHHSTQGIRAVFDEMRLSTQEQQVAFAEIFNRVTFLQSFIMSESHTLTSLLYNSLGFLAAFFLTSTQRTAPARFVLFGLVVLNVYLERMLCRAVLDSSEPGYQQMEQISLLVGLLRRAMVLVGLLALVYVAVRYRNVTKESLEILTQLKETRTSLQLALQKAECLSEAADRRSSGARGRRSEQRPSSRKENNEENNSTSDFTSEKPYMTQTYDGWQYDSSHSTPGGEETSNQTSTQTQRTLPSLARPQRRSSVSRRAPSSPLVYSILVEDKQTRYNLRNRRSSVSGLGTDGERD encoded by the exons ATGGACCCTGTGGCCTTCAACGCCTACACGGAATTCTTCACCCACGCCCACAGCATCTGTCGACACCTGCAGAGTGAGAGCTGGCAACACCAGGCTGAGAACACCATCCACAG GCTAACAGAGAGCTCAGCAGGGGTGGTGGAGCGATTGTCCTCTACCCAGCGTATGGCTGAGAGCCTAGTGGAGGCCCAGAGCGTCGCCCTCAAGTCACAGGAGACCATCCTACGCAACGGAGAGGAACTCAAACACACTCTCCACCATTCTACCCAAG GCATCAGAGCAGTATTTGATGAGATGAGACTGTCAACCCAGGAGCAACAAGTAGCATTCGCAGAGATCTTCAACCGTGTCACTTTCCTCCAGAGTTTCATCATGTCAGAGTCTCACACCCTCACCAGTCTACTCTACAACTCACTGGGGTTCCTCGCCGCCTTCTTCCTCACCTCGACACAGCGGACTGCTCCAGCCAG GTTTGTTCTGTTTGGTCTGGTAGTGCTGAATGTGTACCTGGAGAGGATGCTCTGTAGAGCGGTGCTGGACTCCTCTGAACCAGGCTACCAGCAGATG GAGCAAATCAGCCTGTTGGTGGGCCTCCTCAGAAGAGCCATGGTTCTTGTGGGTCTATTGGCTCTGGTCTACGTTGCTGTACGGTATCGTAACGTCACCAAAGAGAGCCTGGAGATCCTCACCCAACTCAAAGAGACTCGTACAAGTCTTCAGCTGGCCCTGCAGAAAGCAG AGTGTCTCTCTGAGGCGGcggacaggaggagcagcggagCAAGAGGTCGAAGGTCAGAACAACGACCCAGTAGTAGGAAGGAGAATAATGAAGAAAACAACAGCACTTCAGATTTCACATCAGAGAAACCCTACATGACTCAAACCTATGATG GCTGGCAGTATGACAGCAGTCACAGCacccctggaggagaggagacctcCAACCAGACCTCGACCCAGACCCAACGTACCCTGCCCAGCCTTGCAAGACCTCAGCGTCGCTCCTCTGTCTCTAGACGTGCCCCGTCCTCCCCTTTGGTCTACAGTATACTGGTGGAGGATAAGCAG ACACGCTACAATCTGAGGAACCGGAGATCTTCTGTGTCAGGCCtggggacagacggagagagggacTGA